In the Bacillus amyloliquefaciens DSM 7 = ATCC 23350 genome, CCGTTTTGTATGATTCATTTTAATTTTGACTGTACGGAGTCCGGCATATCTTCAAACCTGACTTCTTCCCAGGTCTCGACATACTTTCCTTTCGCCTTCACCTTCAAATACGCGTTCTTCCGAAGTTCTTTACCGGCGAAAAAGGTCACTTCCTCTTTTTTTCCGGACGCATTATATCCGTCTAATGTATACTCAGTACCGCCCGGGCTAAGATGTTTACCATCTCGGTCAATCTGTACATAGACATCTTGCTGGTGAATAAGCGGATTAAATCTGTCTGTAACATCGTTATGAAAAAAGAGAAGCCCGTATATAACGGCAGCGGCCGCCACGACGGCCAGGATTGCCAATGCTTTCTTCATCTTTGCACTCCCCTTACTTGTTCATTTTTTTCAAATAGCTCGACCGCACCGCGAGGAAGAACAGAAGCTGAAAAATGAAAAATCCTCCGATGGTAAGACTGAGCGGTCCCGCTATATCGGAATACCCTTCCACAGCCATTGTTCTCAAGGCAAACAGCGTATGCATGACGGCAATGACAAATGGAAAGAAGAAGAGAATCGCCAGTTGTATCGTCACGCTTTGTGACATTTCACGCTCACTCAGACCGATTTTGGCCAGTGAACGGTAGCGCTCCCGGTCCTCATCCAAATCGGTGAACAGCCTGAAATATAAGAAGCTTGCTGCTGCGACGAAGAAGACGATCGCGATAAACAGGCCGATGAATAAACTCAGACTCGGCAGCTGCACCGTATCATAGTAGGTTCCGGCTTTTGACGCAAAATCAGAATGCACGTCGATATAGTTGCCGTAAATTTCATTTTTCAAGGATTGGCTGAACTCAAGACTGTCTTTCCAATGATCATAGCTGTAGCCGTATAATGACGCTTTATCACCGAGTGATTTGAACTGATCAAAGGTTTGATCGTTCACCGCGATGATGGCATTCAATGAAATCAGCGGTTTTTTGACTTCTTTTACCGACAGTTTTTGGTCAGACGGCTCGCCTTTTTGGTTCAGCAGCTTCAGCTGATCCGGGGCTACGTTTTTGAGATTGCGGTCATACGTGCCCGGGAAATAGACAGCCTCATCATTTTTCAGCCCGTTCAGCTTGACATGGAAGTATTTTGACACGTCCGATTTACTGATCATGTATACAGGCGGAACAGTATCTCCTTCCTGATAGCGAATATAGGAAACATCTATTTTATCTTTCTTATACGCAAAGCCGTGTGATTTCAGTTCATGCTCAATATCTTTCAAATGAGTCTGTTCTTTTGGGTTGTCGCTATAAGAAATATACTCCATCTCATAGGCTGACTCTTCCGCCCCGACGGTCGCTTTGTACATCGCGAGCACGCCCGTCGCCGTAAACGCAACCGCGGAAATAATGCTGACAATAAAGAACAGGCGGGCGTTGTCTTTTAAACGATAGACCAGATCAGAAACCCAAATGACATTTTTCCCGCGCAGATAAAAGGCTTTCCACTTCTTCAGCGCGCGCAGAATCCAGATGCTGCTTTGGCTGAAAAAGAAATACGTGCCGATAACGGTAAGCAGTAAAATGATGAATGGTTCTGTACCGTGGACATTTCCTTTAAGAACCATGCCGTACCCGCCGCACAGGCAGGCGATGCCGAATAAGGACAGAAGCACGGATGGCTTCGGTTCCGGCTTGACCTTATCAGTGCCCTTTATTAATTTGATAACCGTATTTGATCTGACAAAAAGGATCGTGAACTGCGATAAAAGGAAAAATAAAAGCAGAAATCCTCCGGCCGTAATGCCGAGCGCTTTCCAAGGCATGTACAGGGGCAGCGCGTCCATTTCTAAAATATAAGCGCCGACCGTAAAGAACGTTTTCGAAAAAATGACGCCGCCGATAATGCCGGCCGCAATCGACATGACGCCGATGATCATATTTTCCGCAGTAATGAGCTTTCTCAGCTGCCCCGGCGTAATGCCCTGCATAAGCAGGATGCCGAATTCTTTATTTCTCGATTTCAAAAATGCATTAACCGAATACAGAACAAATAAGAAAGAAAAAACAAAGATCATCCATTCCGCGGCGGTTAAGCCTTTTCTGGCAATGTTATTCAAGTAGCCTTCCTTTAAAGCCGGATGAAACAGGAACATCGCAAAGGTAAAGAAAATCAAAACGGAAAAGGCGCTGCTTAAAAAGAATGCAAGATAGGCCCTTTTGTTTCTCGTGACGTTGTTATAAGCGAACTGAAGAAAGGTCATTTGCGTTTCCCCCCAGCATAGACAGCACATCAAGAATTTGTTCATAAAATACTTGGCGGTTTTCCCCGCGGTAAATCTCATTAAACAGTTCGCCGTCTTTTATAAAAATGACGCGGCGGCAGTAGCTTGCCGCAACAGGGTCGTGGGTCACCATCAAAGCCGTGACATGATCATCCTGATTCAGGCTCTGCATCGTTTCCATGACGTCTTTTGACGCTTTGGAATCAAGGTTTCCCGTCGGTTCATCAGCCAGAATGAGTGACGGCTTATGAATGACCGCTCTTGCGATGGCGGCCCGCTGGCGCTGGCCTCCGGATACTTCAAACGTCCGTTTGCTGAGGAGGTTTTCGATTCCGAGCTTTTCCGCGATGGCGTGCAGTTTTTCTTCCATTACAGACGGCGGTTCTTTTTCAAGCGTTAACGGCAGCATGATATTTTCACCGATTGTCAGTGTGTCCAGAAGGTTGAAATCCTGAAACACAAATCCGAGCTGCTTGCGGCGGAAATGAGCGAGCTTTGTCCGCTTCAGCCGATGCGGGTTTTCTCCGTGAATCAGGATATCGCCTGAATCCGGACGGTCGATTGTTGAAATGATATTCAAAAGCGTTGTTTTGCCGGAGCCGGACGGCCCCATCACCGCCGTGAATTCGCCTTCTTCTATTGAAAATGAAATTTGTTTTAAGGCTTGATAGGACACTTGTCCTTTATAGGTTTTATTTATATGTTTGACTTCAAGCATATTCGCCATGAGAATCCTCCTTATGGTTTTATTCTTCTTGATCTCAGCTGCTTTCATGTAATGTCGGGGCGTTCAACACAAAAAATCCCCTTGACGTAAATCCATGTTATCAAGGGGAAACAGAATGAGCTATGTTGTTTTCTTAACGCAGCCTTACATTTTTGTAAGAAATGAAAATCGAACCGATGTCCCTTCACCCGGGGACGAACTGATGTCCACCGTATGATTGAGCTTGCCCGTAATTTCTTTGACGAGATGGAGGCCGATTCCCGTAGATTCTTGGAAACGCCGCCCGTTTTCGCCGGTGTAATACGGATCAAACACCCGCTTGATGTCCTGTGAAGGAATGCCGACACCGTAATCTTTGACTTCAAGCACCGTCCTGTCTTCATCGCGGAAGACATTCAGCTCAAGTCTGTCACTCTTGCCCGCCGAATACTTAACCGCATTTGTGACAACTTGGCCGATCGCGAATTTGAGCCATTTTGCATCGGTATAAATCTGATGATCATCGCGAATATTCATTTTCGGATAGACGCGGTATTGAATAAAAAATCGTTTATAGCTTTGAATGACTGATTGGAGAAGCTCGGATAACGAAACCGCTTCGATTTTAAAATCCCGTTCAAACAGATCAAGCCTTGATGAATATAAAAGCGTCTCCAGCCCGTATTCAATCTGCCGGACTTCTTTTTTAATTTGTTCAAAAACGGGTTCATCCTCTTCCTGAATGATTAAATTAATGACCGACAGCGGCGTCTTTACTTGGTGCACCCATTGATTCATATACGTCACCCGCGCGTCGAGCTTGGCTTCGGTCTCATGGAGCTTCTGGTGCTGCAGCCGTATCAGCTCCATCTGCTTTTCATACAGCTCTGAACAAAACTCTGAAGAACCGAGATGCGGGATGTCCGTCCCTTCCTGTCCCGAGCTGAGCCAAAGATAAACACCGCTGTCTTTGTACCAGCGATAGGCAAGATAGCCCGCCAAAATAAGAAGCTGCACGCCCAATATGTAAAACAGGTGAGAGAAAGAATGAAGACCCGCAAACCAGTAATAAAAGAAGACAAACAGCCCTTGAAGGAGAAAAAGCAGAATCAGCACTGCATGAGACCGGAGAAACAGCTTCATGACAGCGCCCTCAGCTGGTAGCCTTCGCCCCGCACCGATTCAATTGATACAGGCGCATTCAGCTCCCGCAGTTTTTTTCTGAGCCGCGTGATATACACGTTAAGTGTATTATCATCGACGAAAATATCGGTGTCCCATGTTTTTTCCATGAGCCGGTCTCTTCCCGTCACCTTTTCTCCCCGCTCCAGCAGCACTTCCAAGAGCTTGCTTTCTTTTTTAGAAAGCTCGCTTTTTTCATCCTGAAAGCGCAGTTCAAACCGTTCCACAAAGAGCTGCACACCGGCATATTCAAGCACTTTCTCCCCCTGCTTTGCGGCGTACTCCCCGTACGCCCTGCGGATCTGGCTTTTGATTTTCGCCAGCACAATATCATAGGAAAACGGTTTTTCGATATAATCATCTCCGCCGTTTTCAATCGCCATCACCTGATCCATTTCTCCGCTTCTGGCTGAAATAAAAATGATCGGGCTTGTGGAGTGCTGACGGATCTGGCGGCACCAATAATAGCCGTCATAGGACGGCAGATTGATATCAAGCAGCACCACATCAGGCTTTTCCTGTAAAAAAACATCAAGAACAGCCGTAAAATCCGCGGCCGCCACGGTTTGATATCCGTATTTTTCAAGATAATTCCGCAATAGTCCGCGAATGTCTTCACTGTCTTCCACAATCATGATTTTATTCAATCTGAACCACTCCCGTTTCTTACACTGCTGCCATCATCATAATCGTTTCAGGCGTACGGACGCAACACCGCACAAAAAAACCGCCATTCCGGCGGTTTCCGGTCTCATCAGCCGACCTGCTGTTTTACAGCTTTACCGGCTGATCCGAACTCTCTCATTTTGCTTCGCACTGTCTCTTCCACGGCTTCGATGCCGGGGGTCATATAGCTGCGCGGTTCGTACAGATCGCTTTGTTCCTGAAACATGCGGCGTGTTTCGTCTGTCCAGGCTACCATACATTCCGTATTGATATTGATCTTCGCGTGGCCGAGCGTGATGGCTTTTTGGATCTGATCCTGCGGAATTCCGGATGCTCCGTGAAGAACGAGAGGAATGTCGGTCATGCGGGAGATTTCCTCCATTTCCTTAAATCCGAGTTTCGGTTCACCCTGATATTTGCCGTGTACGGAGCCGAGGGCGGCGGCCAGCGCGTCGATATTGGCTGCTTTGACGATCCGCTCACATTCCGTGATATCAGCATAGCGGACTCCGCCGACCAGCCCGTCTTCCATGCCGCCGACCGTGCCGACTTCGGCTTCTACTGACACGCCGTGCTTTGCGGCATAATCGGTGACTTCTTTTGTCATTGCGATATTCTCGTCAATCGGCGCATGGGAGCCGTCAATCATCACTGAGCTGAACCCGGCGTCAATCGCCTGTCTGCAGCGTTCCGCACTGCTTCCGTGATCAAGATGAAGCACGACGGGAACGGTAATCGCCATTTCCTCCATTAACGCGCTGACCATGGCGGCAATCGTTTTAAAGCCGCCTAAATAATCGACCAGCCGATCAGATGCCGCGGCGATGACCGGGGATTGCTCCTTTTGCGCCGCTTGCAGAATCGCTTTTGTCCATTGCAGGCCGTTTATATTAAACTGGCCGACTGCATAATGCTCCCGTTTCGCTTCCGCAAGAAGATGTTTCATGGTGACAAAAGCCATGTTCACGCCTCCTTCATGAAGTATTTTGATACGACGGCTTCCGTTGTTTCTTTTGCCGTTTTGATCGTTTCCTCCGCGGTCAGCTTATAATATTCAGGTCTGAACAGCTCTACGGAGACAACATCATTGAATCCGATTTCTCTTAGTGCTGACAGATGGGCGTCTAAGTCAATTGCCCCCTGCCCCGGCCAGACGCGGTCTTCATCCGTTAAAAAACCGATCGGGAAATCTTCTGTATCGTCAATATGATAGATGAAAATTTTCTTTCCGTCCGCCTGCTTCAGGCTCTCAATATTGGAGCCCATCGCGTGGAAATGAAAGCTGTCAAACACAAGCCCGACATTATCCCGGCCGACAGCCTCCACGATGTCATATGCCTGTTCAAATGTATTGACCGTGCATTGCGGGTGGCCGACAAATTCAAGGGCGATATTTACGCCGTACGGCTCCGCGATATCAGAAAGCTCAGTCAGCACCTTGATGCTGCTCTTTTTGATCTCTTCTTTTAATATTTTCCGCTCTGTCACAAGCGGTACGGCCACCACATATTCCACGCCAAGTGTTTTGCAGGTTTCCATCATGCTTTTGAATTCTGAAATGATCTCCCGATAGCCCTTTTCATCACGATTGTTGAAGAAAACCAATGCGTTCAGTGCAAGCGGCTTAATGTGATGGGTTTGAAAATATTCCGCCAGATCGGCCAGTGAATGGTCTTTTAAGTATTCCGGCAGCTTATCCATTGTGCGGATTTCAATATAATCATAGCCGTGCTTTTCGCACAGCTCTAAATCCTGTTTCAGGTTTGAATTCTCCAACGTTGTCGCTTCATTAAAGCAAAGTTTCATGTCAGCCTCTCCCATCGCGTTTTAGATATGAAGGGAGTCCGGCTGAAGGGCTTTTTGGCCCCGTCCCGCCGAACTCCATACTCAGCTTACGCCATACCTAATTCTTCTTTTAATTTCTTAAGCATGAACCGGCTTGATTCATCCGCTCTTTCTCCGACCCAAGCAAAAACGGCATTCGTCGCAATTCCGTCGAACTTCATCTCCCTCATCTTTTTGAAAATCGTATCAAAATCCACCTCGCCTTGACCGATGTCCAAATGCTGGTGAACCGTTACTTTCGCGTCAGGCGGATTGACGATGTAGCGCAGGCCATGCGCCGCCTTATGATTATAGGTATCTGCAAATAAAACATGTGTGAGGCGGTCGCCGGCTTCGTCAAACATGGTCGCAATATCGCCTTTGCCGTCATCGTAGAAGAATGTATGCGCAGTCGAGTAGACAAGATTGATCCAATCCTTGTCAAGCGCGCGGATCATATCCATCGCACCTTTGTGCGTCTCGATAAAATCATACGGGTGGGCCTGCAGATTGAGTTTGACGCCTTCTTTTTCAAAGACGGGCAGCAGCTCATCCATGGATTTGATAAATTTTTCTTCACTAGTTAACGGATCATATTTTGAACCGCTGAATTCGCTGTTCATCAAATCCACTTCAAGTTCAACCGCAATTTTGATCGCCCGTTTCCAGTTGCGCACGGCTGCCTGGCGGCGGTCTTCATCAGGGCCTGCCCAGTGGTAAAGCGGAAGGAGAGAGGACAGCTTCACGCCTGTATCCTTTAAAAGGCGCTTCAATTGTTTGATCTTTGCTGAATCGACTTTCGGATATTTATAGAAAGGACAAAAATCCTCACGCGGTGACAGTTCGATATATTCATAACCGAGCTCCGCCGTTTTATAGACCATTTCTTCTAACGTTAAATCATCACGGTACATGGATGGATCCAAGGCCAGTTTCATTTCTTTCACTCCCAATCTATTATTTATTCACAGTCGTAAATGATTGATAGAATGCCGGTTTCTCTTGGAGCGCCACAGGCTCTTTCCGGCCGGATTCCTGAGCTTTTACGCACGCGTCAGTCGTCACGGCGGCGATGTAACCGTCCCATGCCGTCGGACCGCTGACTTCGCCTTTTTTCCGGATCGAATCAATGAAGTCTTGAATTTCCACATCATACGCAGCCACAAATCGGCGCTGCCAATCCATCAGAATATCGGTGCTGAATGTCCCTTCTTTTCTCAAGCTGATGCTGGATGGTTCCGGAAGCTTGATGATGCCGTCTTCTCCGACGATTTCACATTGAATATCGTAGCCGTATTTACAGTTCACATAGATTTCGGCATTGATGACGATACCGCCTTTTGTTTCAATAATGACCATCTGCGGATCTTTCAGATGCGGCAGCGCATTTTTTGATTTCTTCGGATAGATGACCTGTACGGATTCATAGTCGTCATTGACGAGCCAGTGAAGGACATCGATTTCATGAACGAGCGTATCGACAACGGCCATGTCTGTTGAATAATTCGGCGCGACCGTCGGATTGCGGTGCGCACAGTGAATCATCAGCGGCTCTCCGACCACACGGTTGTCGATCGCTTCTTTCAGCTGAACATAACCGCTGTCATATCTGCGCATGAAGCCTACCTGCACCAATCGGCGTCCCGTCTTCATTTCTTCTTCGACGATGCGCATACAGCCTTCTGCCGTTGTCGCGAGCGGCTTTTCACAAAAAACGTATTTGCCGCGCTGAATCGCTTTCAAAACGCTGGACTCGTGAGCCGGGCCCCAGCTTGTCACTAAGACGGCGTCCACATTTTCAGCAGCGAGGAGGCTGTCGTCATCAGGATAAACGGAGGCGTTCAAATTGAAATCCTGAACGGTCTGCTGTGCAGCCTCCTGATTCACATCCGTTACAGCGGTAATTTCCGCGCCGGACAGCTTATTTGTGATGCGGTTGATGTGCTCTTTTCCGATAGCACCGGTTCCGATAACCCCTATACGTAAATTCATTGATCGCCACTCCTTCTGATAATCAAATGATTGTTCTCGTCTTTCTTTTCTCGCTGCCGTCCTGAGGAGCACCGTACAGTTCCTCCTGAATCTGTTCAAGCGACTTGCCGGACGTATTCGGTGCGAAGACAAGCCCGATGACCATACTGGCCGTCACGCATATGAGCAGAATACCTGCCATAACACCGATGCCGAACTGTATCATGATAACCGGCACAAATAAACTCCAAATTCCGATTGAAATACGGACCAGAAAGAACATGAGCCCTTGTGCCGACGCCCTGTGCTCCGTCGGGAACAGCTCGCTTGCCCACAGCTGGTAGTTCGCCTGCTGGCCGGCTCCGTTATTGATGCCGATCGCGAAGACAAACAAAAGCAGAACCGGAAGCCCCTGAAACGGCAGTAAAAACAGCGACCAGCCGACAACAGCCATAAATGCGCAGATCCCGAACACCGTTTTCCGATATTGATCCGCAAAAGGCATGAAGATACAAGCGACGCCGAGCCCGGTGAAAATAAACAGGGCCATCTGCAGAATGTTAGCCGTATTTGCGGATACGCCGCCGACCTGCTGATAGATGTACGGCATAAAGAATCCCATGACTCCCGCGGCGAGATTCCATATGAGAAACACACCCATTAAAAACAAAATATTCTTAAAAAATTTCGGCTGAAGCAGGTCAAAATAAGATGTTTTTTTCACGGCGGCAGGCCGGTCTTCACTGTTTTTCCAGGCATCTGATTCAGGTAAACGCTTTCTTAGCGTATATGTGATAAGGGCGATCACCAATAGATGCGCAAAAACAATTTTATTTCCTAAAAGCCCAAGGTCACCAACCAGGACCGATAACAGCAGGACCACAACGGCTCCGGCGGCCCATGCCACCTGCGCCACCCCGCAATGCCTCGCCCGGTTTTTCTCAGGGGCGTTTTCCGCGATAATGGTCCATGACGCCGTAATATCCGCGCCTACAGAAATCCCGATAATCGTGTATCCGCATAACAGCATAGGAAAGTTGAATCCAAACAAAACCAAACAAATTCCTAAGGCGTAAACGAGCATACTGTTTGTATAGACCGCTTTCCGTCCGACCTTATCAGCCAAATATCCGCCAAGCAGCGCTCCGATGGCCGCTGATATGGCGTTTGCACTGAAGGCGCCTAGCAATCCGATCTGGCTGTCGGACAGCTTCAAATAGCTGACCCACATGGATAAACCCGCTGACCCTGCCACGATGGAACCTGCATCAATGTAATTTGCTAATGCTGCGGCGATGGTCCTTTTGCTGAAAGCTGATTCCGCCTTGGCACTATTCATATAAGTCCCCCTCTAATTTGCAGGATCAAGCAGTTCTTTGTCGATATACTTTCTCGCAATCAGCGCGTACTCAAGCGGATTGGCGACTGCCGGGTCTTGTTCGGCTTCAATGACGATCCAGCCTGAATAATCATGACGGATGAGCGTTCGGTACACTTCGGTGAAATCGATGCATCCGTCTCCGGGAACCGTAAAAATGCCCTGTAAAAACGACTGCCTGAATGACTTGCCTTCCTTTCTGCACAGCTCCATAATGTCAAACCGCGCATCCTTGAAATGAACGTGTCTGATCCGTTCCATATGCTTATTCAGAATCGTCATGTAATCTCCGTCCGAGATATAAGCATGGCCTGTATCATAAAGCAAATGGACATACCGGGGATCCGTCCCTTCCATCAGCCGGTCAACTTCTCCCGCCGTCTGAACGCCTGTGCCGAGATGATGATGAAAAGTGAGGTCAAGCCCGTGTTCTTCCGCGATTTTCCCAAGGCGGTTCAGGCCTTGGCAAAGCGTATCCCATTCTTCATCTGAGAAGTGCGGTTTTTTCTTAAAAACATCAATGTCCAACCCCTGAACACTGTACGTCTGTTCAGAAACGATGGCGACATCAGCCCCGACTTTTTTCAAATAATCACAGTGTTCTGTAAATTGTTCGGCTGTTTTTTCAATACCGTCTTGAATGATAAAGCTGCTGAACCATTTTCCCGCAATCCGCAAGTTCCGGAGAGCCAGCTCCTTATTCAGGACGGAGGGTTCAGGGAAAAACCCTCCCACTTCCGTACCTTGGAAGCCGGCGACAACAATATCGCTCAACAAATGCTGAAGCGTATTCCCGGCTCCGATTTCCGGCATATCGTCATTGCGCCATCCAATGGGGGCGATGCCCCACAGAATATCTTGTTTGCCCATCGTGATGCCTCCCCTCTAGTACTGCTTCGCAGACTTCAGCTTCGTCTCTTTCGCTTCGTATGCCCGTTGGACGCTTTCCTGCTCAGACACTTCCGCCACGCCGACATGCCACCAGCTGTCATAGCCGTCTGTCATCGTTTTCGGCAGAACCTTCATCTCAATTAACGTGGATACGTCCTGCGTTTTCGCATCTTCAAGCGCCGCTTTCAGCTCTTCAACCGTATTGGCTCTGTATGTTTTGGCGCCGTATCCCTCTGCCACCTTCGCGTAATCAATGTTTAAAATCTGATTGTCCTCTGTGCGGAACTCACAGAAATAACTGCCGCTGCCGTGATCCATTTGCAGGTTGTTGATACAGCCGAATCCGGAGTTATCAAAAAGCAGGACATTGATTTTTTTGTTATATTGAAGCGCCGTAATCAGCTCTGAATGCAGCATCAGAAAACTTCCGTCGCCGACGAGTGAATAGACTTCTTTGTCCGGATGGGCCAGCTTGAGGCCGAGCGTGCCTGATACCTCATATCCCATGCAGGAATAGCCGTACTCCAGATGGTACGTATTCGGGACATTGGAATGCCACAGACGCTGCAAATCTCCCGGAAGAGACCCCGCCGAACTGATGACGATACTGTCTTCAGGAATCGTGTCATTGATCGTCAGAAGCGCCGTTGTTTGCGGCAGCTCAGTCTTGAGCGCGTCGGCATACTCGTTTAACACGTCCTGTGAAAAATGATTCTTAATTTCCGGTTTGAACGCGTCACGTGTAAAAGTGACTTTGCCGAGCCGGTCCCGTTCAGCCAGCCATTCATCCTTCCAGTCTTTAATCGCCGTGCCGAATGCGCTTTTATATCCGTCCAATAAGCCGTGCAGCCTGCCGAGCGTCACTTTCGCATCGGCTACGACCTGAAACGCGTCAAGCTTATAAGCCTGCATGCGGCTGACATTGATATTCAAGAATGCTGCTTTTTCAAAATCAAACGCCGTTTTGGAGGATGTCGCAAAGTCCGTGTACCGTGTACCGACACCGATGATAAGATCAGCCTGGCGGGCGGCTTTGTTTGCGGCAAGTGTGCCCGTGATGCCCATGCCGCCCAGATTGTTGGCGAAGTCAGCTTCAACCGTTGACTTACCGGCCTGCGTTTCCACAAGAGGAATGCCGTATGTTTCAGAAAGCGCGATCAATTCCTCACGCGCGCCGGAATACTTCGCGCCGCCCACTAAAATGACGGGGCGGCTGCTCTCTTTAATTCTTTCCGCGGCGCCTTTCAGCTCACGCTCGCTCGGCTGCATACGATCAATATAATGAACGCGTTTTTCAAAGAAGCTTTCATCAAAATCATACGCTTCTCCCTCTACATCCTGAGAAATGCAGATTGTCGCCGGACCCGCTTTTGCCGGATCCGTCATTACTTCAAATGCCCGGATTAAGCTGCTCATCAGCTGCTCGGGGCGGGTAATGCGGTCCCAATAGCGTGACACGGGCTTTAACGCATCGTTTGTCGTGACGGCGGCACTGTATTCCTGCTCCACCTGCTGAAGCACCGGATCAGGCTGCCTCGTCGCAAAGGTATCGGCCGGAAGCAGCAGCACCGGAATATTGTTAGCCAGAGCCGTGCCCGCGGCAGCCGTCAAATTTGCGGCACCCGGCCCGACCGATGTTGATACCGCGTAAATTTTTCTTCTCAGCATTTGCTTGCTGTATGCCATCGCGGCATGCGCCATGCCTTGTTCGTTTTTGCCTTGATAGACTTTCAGGTGCCCGGCGTCCTGCTCAAGCGCCTGCCCGATCCCCAACACATTTCCGTGGCCGAAAATCGTGAAGATGCCTTCAACGAACGGCTCTTCTTTTCCGTCAATATGAATGTACTGCCGGTTTAAAAATTTAATCAGCGCTTGTGCTGTCGTTAAGCGAATTGTCTTGCCCACAAACGATCCCACCTTTTATCGTTCTATTTACCATTCAGACTGTGCTGTGCTTCAATCAGTTCGATGATTTCATCGGCAGCCGGCATTGCTTCTGAGGAGCTGTGTTTGCTGACGACGATGGAAGCGGAAGCGCTCCCGTATTTTAATGCCGTTTCAATATCCCGGCCGCTGACAAGTCCGTAGATGAAGGCGGACGCGTAGGAATCACCCGCTCCGAACGTCTTCAGCACCTTTGTTTGATAGGCATGCGCCCGGAAGATTTCTCCCGATCTGCTGTATGCGTATGATCCGTCAACGCCGTGCTTGATGACGATAAGGTCAGCGGAATGCGCAAACAAATGGCGGACGGTTTCATCGTTATTTCCGCCGCTGCGGTTCTCCATCACGTCAAATTCGTCACGCGTCCCGATGACGATATCGGATTGTTCCGCCACCAGCGTGTAGTACACGGCTGTTTCTTCTGCCGATTGCCATGTATACGGGCGATAGTCGAGCTCAAAAACGACTTTTACGTCATGTTTTTTTGCGGTATGCACCGCTTTTAAGACGGCTTCGCGCGACGGGCTTTTCGCAAGCGCCGTCCCAGAAACGAGCAGCATTTTCGCGTTTGCGATATAGCCTTCATTGACTTCGGACGGCTCAAGATACAAATCCGCCACGTCATCCCGGTACATGAGAATGCTGCACTCTTCAGGACTGAGAATTTCCGTAAAAGCGAGTCCGGCTTTATGCCCGTCTCTGTCAACGACCATTTGTGACGTATCAACGCCCTTTTCCTTCATATAGGAAACGATGAATCTGCCGTGCTGATCGTCCGGGATTTTGCCGATAAAACCGGTTTTTAATCCAAGCTTGGCGCTGCCGATCGCAATATTTGCCGGAGAGCCGCCGACA is a window encoding:
- the iolC gene encoding 5-dehydro-2-deoxygluconokinase, whose amino-acid sequence is MKYTFNEEREFDIVAIGRACIDLNAAEYNRPMEETMTFSKYVGGSPANIAIGSAKLGLKTGFIGKIPDDQHGRFIVSYMKEKGVDTSQMVVDRDGHKAGLAFTEILSPEECSILMYRDDVADLYLEPSEVNEGYIANAKMLLVSGTALAKSPSREAVLKAVHTAKKHDVKVVFELDYRPYTWQSAEETAVYYTLVAEQSDIVIGTRDEFDVMENRSGGNNDETVRHLFAHSADLIVIKHGVDGSYAYSRSGEIFRAHAYQTKVLKTFGAGDSYASAFIYGLVSGRDIETALKYGSASASIVVSKHSSSEAMPAADEIIELIEAQHSLNGK
- the iolD gene encoding 3D-(3,5/4)-trihydroxycyclohexane-1,2-dione acylhydrolase (decyclizing); the encoded protein is MGKTIRLTTAQALIKFLNRQYIHIDGKEEPFVEGIFTIFGHGNVLGIGQALEQDAGHLKVYQGKNEQGMAHAAMAYSKQMLRRKIYAVSTSVGPGAANLTAAAGTALANNIPVLLLPADTFATRQPDPVLQQVEQEYSAAVTTNDALKPVSRYWDRITRPEQLMSSLIRAFEVMTDPAKAGPATICISQDVEGEAYDFDESFFEKRVHYIDRMQPSERELKGAAERIKESSRPVILVGGAKYSGAREELIALSETYGIPLVETQAGKSTVEADFANNLGGMGITGTLAANKAARQADLIIGVGTRYTDFATSSKTAFDFEKAAFLNINVSRMQAYKLDAFQVVADAKVTLGRLHGLLDGYKSAFGTAIKDWKDEWLAERDRLGKVTFTRDAFKPEIKNHFSQDVLNEYADALKTELPQTTALLTINDTIPEDSIVISSAGSLPGDLQRLWHSNVPNTYHLEYGYSCMGYEVSGTLGLKLAHPDKEVYSLVGDGSFLMLHSELITALQYNKKINVLLFDNSGFGCINNLQMDHGSGSYFCEFRTEDNQILNIDYAKVAEGYGAKTYRANTVEELKAALEDAKTQDVSTLIEMKVLPKTMTDGYDSWWHVGVAEVSEQESVQRAYEAKETKLKSAKQY